From Arcticibacter tournemirensis, one genomic window encodes:
- a CDS encoding sensor histidine kinase has protein sequence MTNEIENQHNMNLLMQVPSPIAVVQGPDHLFQMANFKFLELTGKQDIVGRKANEIFQGPDGIPFLELLGNVYATGNRSSANEMYFTFDCNQVDAVETVMNIVVQPCKVIKNVVDEVLIFAVDVTGQVLARKKLELAHQEITRLFNTVNEGFYSRDVLRNEYIHLSVGCQKIYGYSISDFFNNSRLWFEVIHPDDRWIVLKDDVLLNEGKQTISEYRIIRSDGSIRWIEIKVVPFIAEGVLTRVEGIVNDITERKHAQLAVEKEKELSKSIINSLPGIFYCLSDEGYFLYWNKNLELISGYTSEEISRIHFLDMVCENDRSSVLAKVEEIFEVGSGETETCLLTKSAAQIPYYFNGKAASFAGKACIFGMGLDITERKRAEEERSKMTSDLVQRNMELKQFSYIISHNLRSPIAKILGLTSLFEHEVNGNEFNQQLIKYICDEATNLDNVVRDLNTILSNGDQGIKAKKEEIIFSVELELIKQVLDKEIADSQAVITFDFTGNERIESVRSFIYSIMFNLLSNAIKYRSEKRQLTIHLSTCVSGSNLCLSVKDNGMGIDLEKYGDQVFGLYNRFHSQGIPGKGMGLNLVKTQAESLGGWVQIESQPDVGSTFAVYIPKN, from the coding sequence ATGACAAACGAGATAGAAAATCAGCACAATATGAATTTATTGATGCAGGTGCCTTCGCCTATCGCCGTTGTCCAGGGTCCTGACCACCTGTTCCAAATGGCCAACTTTAAGTTTTTGGAGTTAACCGGCAAACAGGATATTGTTGGCCGTAAGGCCAATGAAATATTTCAGGGGCCAGATGGAATACCTTTTTTAGAATTGCTTGGTAATGTTTATGCCACGGGAAATCGCTCCTCTGCCAATGAGATGTATTTTACTTTCGATTGTAACCAGGTAGATGCAGTTGAAACAGTAATGAATATCGTGGTGCAGCCCTGTAAAGTAATAAAGAATGTTGTCGATGAGGTCCTTATTTTTGCTGTTGATGTTACCGGGCAGGTGCTTGCACGAAAGAAACTTGAGCTTGCTCACCAGGAAATAACAAGGCTCTTCAATACGGTCAACGAGGGATTCTACTCCAGAGATGTACTAAGGAACGAGTATATCCATTTATCGGTAGGATGCCAGAAAATCTACGGGTATTCTATTTCCGATTTTTTTAACAACAGCCGACTTTGGTTTGAAGTAATTCATCCCGATGACCGGTGGATCGTCTTGAAAGACGACGTGTTACTCAATGAGGGGAAGCAAACAATTTCCGAATATCGTATCATTCGAAGCGATGGATCAATTCGCTGGATTGAAATTAAAGTTGTCCCCTTTATTGCCGAAGGAGTACTTACGAGGGTCGAAGGTATAGTTAACGATATTACAGAAAGGAAGCATGCTCAACTGGCTGTTGAAAAAGAGAAAGAGCTATCCAAGTCCATCATAAATAGTCTCCCTGGGATATTTTATTGTCTTAGCGATGAAGGATACTTTCTTTACTGGAACAAGAATCTGGAACTAATATCTGGATATACAAGCGAGGAAATAAGCAGAATTCATTTCCTCGATATGGTTTGTGAGAACGACCGGTCCTCTGTTTTAGCGAAAGTTGAGGAAATATTTGAGGTGGGATCGGGCGAGACGGAAACCTGTTTGTTAACTAAATCTGCCGCGCAGATACCGTATTATTTTAACGGCAAAGCCGCCTCGTTTGCTGGTAAGGCCTGCATATTCGGCATGGGGCTGGATATAACCGAGAGAAAGAGGGCAGAAGAGGAGCGCAGCAAAATGACATCGGATCTGGTTCAGCGAAACATGGAGTTGAAGCAGTTTTCTTATATTATTTCTCACAACCTCCGGTCTCCTATAGCAAAGATTTTGGGCTTAACCTCTTTATTTGAACATGAAGTAAATGGCAATGAGTTTAATCAACAGCTAATAAAGTATATCTGCGACGAAGCTACAAACCTTGACAATGTCGTTAGAGATCTCAACACGATCCTTTCAAACGGCGATCAGGGAATAAAGGCAAAAAAAGAGGAGATTATTTTTAGCGTAGAACTCGAGCTTATCAAGCAGGTGCTCGATAAAGAGATCGCCGATAGCCAGGCTGTAATAACTTTTGATTTTACCGGCAACGAACGGATAGAAAGCGTAAGGAGCTTCATTTACAGTATAATGTTTAACTTACTTTCGAATGCCATTAAATACCGGTCAGAGAAAAGACAGTTAACCATACACTTAAGTACCTGTGTCAGCGGAAGCAATCTTTGCCTCTCCGTAAAAGATAATGGAATGGGTATAGATCTGGAAAAATATGGCGATCAGGTCTTTGGGCTTTATAACCGTTTTCATTCCCAGGGAATTCCCGGTAAAGGCATGGGCCTTAATCTTGTCAAAACTCAGGCCGAAAGCCTTGGAGGGTGGGTGCAGATTGAAAGCCAGCCCGATGTTGGATCCACCTTTGCCGTTTACATTCCTAAGAATTAA
- a CDS encoding chloride channel protein, with translation MKRFNTIKKYHSFLRFRRDFTKYSLKKVRSFDIFIHWLKSKLSRNQFLLLSGILVGITAGFAGVILKLLVSNIHYFITGKVHFTDQIFFYIVFPFLGIVLTTIIVILFFKGQDRKGIPAILYEIAQNSSLVSSVKMYSQIIQSAVTVGLGGSAGLESPIAVTGAAIGSNFAKTYELDYRNRTLLLAAGATAGIASAFNAPIAGVMFAFEILLTGVVFTDFIPLVVAAVCGSLISKIILKEDVLFHFQARNEFNYNNIPFYLILGIGCGLYARYFVVVSSRIEHFFSSIKLSKLKKAMLGGAILSSLCLLLPPLFGEGYQTIKDITSGQMFKVLENSFFGYLSYNNWIIILFLGLICLLKVFATAVTIHAGGNGGNFAPSLFAGGILGYFFASLFTQLGIENVPDSNLVLAGMAGVMSGVMYAPLTAVFLIAESSEGYDLFIPLMIVTVISYLISRWFSPISPDLKEMASKGKIFTREYDRNLLSLIHTSHLIETGFQTIYTGASFAELLELVKYGKRNIIAVIDETGNLKGTITIDDLRPYMFNNESVNSLTIRTLTKAPAAIINSEKDIFSVIKLFDESGSWELPVTNSEGRFMGFVSKSSILLKYRELLKGYS, from the coding sequence TTGAAAAGATTTAACACAATAAAGAAATACCATAGTTTTCTACGTTTCAGGAGGGATTTCACCAAGTATAGCCTAAAAAAGGTCAGAAGCTTTGACATTTTCATACACTGGCTTAAAAGCAAACTCAGCAGAAATCAGTTTTTATTGCTCTCTGGCATCCTGGTAGGAATAACTGCGGGCTTTGCCGGCGTGATTCTCAAATTACTTGTAAGTAATATTCACTACTTTATAACAGGTAAGGTTCATTTTACAGATCAAATTTTCTTTTATATTGTTTTCCCTTTCCTTGGTATTGTACTCACAACCATTATTGTGATCTTATTTTTTAAGGGCCAGGACAGGAAGGGGATTCCGGCAATTCTTTACGAAATAGCACAGAACTCAAGTCTGGTGTCCTCAGTTAAAATGTATTCTCAAATTATACAAAGTGCTGTAACAGTAGGGCTCGGTGGATCGGCGGGTCTCGAGAGCCCAATAGCTGTAACCGGAGCGGCTATCGGATCCAACTTTGCTAAGACCTACGAACTTGATTACCGTAACAGAACTTTATTGCTCGCCGCAGGAGCAACAGCGGGTATTGCTTCTGCATTTAACGCCCCCATTGCGGGCGTAATGTTCGCCTTCGAAATATTGCTTACAGGAGTAGTGTTTACTGATTTTATTCCCCTTGTCGTTGCTGCTGTCTGCGGGAGTTTAATTTCAAAAATTATACTAAAGGAAGACGTATTATTTCATTTCCAGGCTAGAAATGAGTTTAACTACAATAACATTCCTTTTTACCTTATCCTGGGGATAGGTTGTGGCTTATACGCCCGGTATTTCGTAGTTGTATCATCCCGGATAGAACACTTTTTTTCTTCCATAAAGCTCTCTAAGCTCAAGAAAGCAATGCTGGGAGGAGCTATACTTTCGTCTTTATGTCTTCTTCTTCCCCCACTTTTTGGCGAAGGCTATCAAACGATCAAAGATATCACCAGTGGCCAGATGTTTAAAGTACTTGAAAACAGTTTCTTTGGTTACCTCAGCTACAATAACTGGATTATTATCCTTTTTCTCGGTTTAATCTGCCTTCTCAAAGTGTTCGCTACCGCCGTCACTATTCATGCAGGCGGTAACGGAGGCAATTTCGCGCCCTCTCTGTTTGCCGGTGGAATCCTGGGATACTTTTTTGCCAGCCTCTTTACTCAATTGGGAATTGAAAATGTGCCCGACTCTAATTTAGTGCTTGCTGGTATGGCGGGTGTAATGAGCGGCGTAATGTATGCACCGCTTACTGCAGTCTTTCTGATAGCAGAGTCCAGCGAGGGCTACGACCTTTTTATCCCATTAATGATCGTTACCGTAATTTCGTATCTAATATCAAGATGGTTCTCACCTATTTCTCCTGACTTGAAGGAAATGGCAAGTAAAGGCAAAATATTTACGCGGGAATACGACAGGAATCTGTTATCTCTTATACATACCTCCCACCTTATAGAAACAGGCTTCCAAACAATATATACCGGGGCATCATTTGCAGAATTACTTGAACTGGTAAAATATGGCAAAAGGAATATCATTGCAGTCATTGATGAAACCGGCAATTTGAAAGGTACAATTACCATCGACGACCTCAGACCTTATATGTTTAACAATGAATCAGTGAATTCTTTAACCATCAGAACGCTCACCAAGGCACCTGCTGCTATTATTAATTCTGAAAAGGACATTTTCAGTGTAATAAAGCTCTTCGATGAATCAGGTTCATGGGAACTCCCCGTTACCAACTCTGAGGGCCGATTCATGGGCTTCGTATCAAAGTCAAGTATCTTACTGAAATACAGAGAACTGCTAAAGGGGTATTCTTAA
- a CDS encoding TetR/AcrR family transcriptional regulator — protein sequence MANTKALTERSTEEKIKEAARKVFTQKGYAATRTRDIAEEADINLALLNYYFRSKEKLFNLIMFESFGTFIYGLKEVLNNRTTSLDEKLVDIVNHYIDMLTANPDLPLFIMSEIRTNSDHLLSNIVTRDFILDSYFFEQYQEESAASQREPLNPLQLIMTIVGTVVFPFIASPLIKKLGDTDQEGFDKLMQERRELAPKWIRAIINTG from the coding sequence ATGGCAAATACGAAGGCTTTAACCGAAAGATCAACGGAAGAAAAGATTAAAGAAGCTGCACGAAAGGTGTTTACTCAAAAAGGTTATGCTGCCACGCGGACCAGGGATATCGCGGAGGAGGCTGACATCAATCTTGCTCTGCTTAATTATTACTTCAGAAGTAAGGAAAAGCTATTCAATCTTATCATGTTTGAAAGTTTTGGAACCTTTATTTATGGATTGAAAGAAGTATTAAATAACCGGACCACGTCGTTAGATGAAAAGCTGGTCGATATTGTAAATCACTATATCGATATGCTTACCGCCAACCCGGATCTTCCACTGTTTATAATGAGTGAGATCAGGACTAATTCCGATCATCTCCTTAGTAATATAGTTACCCGCGACTTTATTCTCGACTCTTACTTTTTTGAACAGTATCAGGAAGAATCAGCTGCAAGTCAGAGAGAACCCTTGAACCCGCTGCAGCTAATTATGACTATTGTTGGAACAGTGGTATTTCCTTTTATTGCCAGTCCCCTGATAAAGAAGCTGGGAGATACTGACCAGGAAGGCTTTGACAAACTGATGCAGGAACGCAGAGAACTGGCGCCAAAGTGGATAAGAGCAATTATTAATACAGGTTAA
- a CDS encoding TolC family protein has translation MKAVYLFAAFIIPISLHGQNSRSLKIEECYVLARENYPLVRQHLLIEKSNNYTIENIAKGALPQISVSGQASYQSDVTTLPIQLPGMNVPAMSKDQYRLTGEVSQPLTDLITVKQQKELQEMNRQVQTQNLEVELYKIKDRINQLFFGILLIDEQLVQNNLTKKDIQSGINKVSAALRNGTDFRSSLDKLKAEMLKAQQRDIDLKSSRSAYTAMLGLFINQTLNDSTKFDRPEEITSIANVNRPEVTAYDFQKKTYDLQNQLLNTRSLPKFSLFFQGGLGKPSPVNMLSNELSGYYLGGLRLNWSLSSFYTLKKEKKINDIAKEAVEVQRETFLFNTKQLLRQQNEEINKIRKLINTDRQIVDLRSSVKTASNAQLENGVITVNDYLREVYAEEQARQSVSLHQIQLLMAQYNYRTTSGN, from the coding sequence ATGAAAGCAGTATATCTTTTCGCAGCGTTCATCATTCCCATTAGTCTTCACGGCCAAAACAGCCGATCACTCAAAATTGAAGAATGTTACGTTCTCGCGCGCGAGAATTATCCGCTAGTCAGACAACACCTGTTGATAGAAAAAAGCAATAACTATACAATAGAGAATATCGCTAAAGGTGCTCTTCCTCAAATTAGCGTTAGCGGACAAGCCAGTTACCAGTCTGATGTAACCACTCTTCCAATACAGCTTCCAGGCATGAATGTTCCGGCCATGAGCAAAGACCAGTACAGGCTGACTGGAGAAGTAAGTCAGCCACTTACGGACCTGATCACAGTGAAGCAGCAAAAAGAACTACAGGAGATGAACAGGCAGGTCCAGACGCAAAACCTTGAAGTGGAATTATATAAGATTAAAGACCGCATTAATCAGCTTTTCTTCGGAATTCTGCTTATCGACGAGCAGCTGGTTCAGAATAACCTCACTAAAAAAGACATTCAGTCGGGTATTAATAAAGTGAGCGCTGCACTTAGAAATGGAACTGACTTCAGGAGCAGTCTTGATAAACTAAAAGCTGAAATGCTTAAGGCACAACAAAGAGATATTGATCTTAAGTCGTCGAGGAGTGCTTATACAGCCATGCTTGGCTTGTTTATCAACCAAACACTTAATGATAGTACCAAATTTGATAGACCAGAAGAAATAACATCTATTGCAAATGTTAACCGTCCGGAAGTTACGGCCTACGACTTTCAGAAAAAAACATACGATTTACAGAACCAGTTACTAAATACAAGATCATTGCCGAAATTCTCTTTGTTTTTTCAGGGCGGATTGGGAAAGCCCTCACCTGTAAACATGCTTAGCAATGAACTATCGGGGTATTATCTGGGTGGCTTAAGGCTTAACTGGTCGCTTTCAAGCTTCTATACTCTCAAAAAAGAAAAGAAGATCAATGATATTGCGAAGGAAGCAGTTGAAGTACAACGCGAAACGTTCCTGTTTAACACAAAGCAACTTCTCCGTCAACAAAATGAAGAAATCAATAAAATACGGAAGCTTATCAATACTGACAGACAGATCGTTGATCTCCGCAGCTCTGTAAAAACCGCTTCCAATGCGCAGCTTGAAAATGGAGTGATCACCGTAAATGACTACCTCAGGGAAGTATATGCCGAAGAGCAGGCCCGACAATCAGTTTCGCTTCACCAGATACAGCTGCTTATGGCACAATATAATTATAGAACAACTTCTGGTAATTGA
- a CDS encoding HlyD family secretion protein yields the protein MNNNNDKLLRNGLKPLRLFVDLIFTKDMGRLITRGTFSFTVPCQLSIVKLPILPYLICFALFTASCGTEPEYDASGTFETEETIISAEASGTLKSFVVDEGQKLKEGDLIGYIDTLQLYLKKKQLKSQIASTLSQLPDVSTQLAALKSQLKTAERERKRLANLVKADAATQKQLDDADAQIDLIKKQIAAQKSSLGITTKSINRQIAPLEVQIEQINDQIAKSNIVNPVNGSVLTKYAEEKEVVSAGKPLYKIADLSSLILRAYITGDQLPAIKLNQKVKVLTDKSKDEYKEQEGIITWISDKAEFTPKTIQTKDERANLVYAIKIKVKNNGYLKIGMYGEVKFE from the coding sequence ATGAATAATAACAACGATAAATTACTACGCAATGGTTTAAAACCATTACGGCTATTTGTTGATCTGATATTCACAAAGGATATGGGCAGATTGATTACTCGGGGAACCTTTTCTTTCACTGTCCCTTGTCAATTGTCAATTGTCAAATTGCCTATTCTTCCTTACCTGATCTGTTTTGCTCTCTTTACCGCTTCGTGCGGCACAGAACCTGAATACGACGCATCAGGCACTTTTGAAACGGAAGAAACAATTATATCAGCTGAAGCTTCGGGCACCTTGAAATCATTCGTCGTTGACGAGGGACAAAAGCTAAAAGAGGGTGACCTGATAGGTTATATCGATACTCTTCAGCTATATCTTAAAAAGAAACAGCTGAAGAGCCAAATTGCATCGACACTTTCGCAATTGCCGGATGTGTCGACCCAGCTTGCGGCATTAAAATCACAATTGAAGACAGCCGAAAGAGAAAGGAAAAGGCTTGCAAACCTTGTAAAAGCTGATGCAGCAACGCAGAAGCAGTTGGACGACGCTGATGCTCAAATAGATTTGATAAAAAAACAAATTGCGGCACAGAAATCGTCACTCGGTATTACTACCAAAAGCATTAACCGTCAAATTGCTCCATTGGAAGTTCAAATTGAACAAATAAACGATCAAATCGCGAAAAGCAATATCGTAAATCCTGTTAACGGCTCTGTTCTAACTAAGTATGCGGAAGAAAAAGAAGTGGTGTCGGCAGGAAAGCCCTTGTACAAAATTGCTGACCTTTCAAGTCTCATTTTAAGGGCATATATCACAGGAGATCAATTACCAGCGATAAAACTAAATCAAAAGGTAAAGGTACTGACCGACAAATCGAAAGACGAGTATAAAGAACAGGAAGGCATTATCACCTGGATAAGCGACAAAGCGGAATTCACGCCGAAAACCATTCAGACGAAAGACGAACGTGCGAATCTGGTCTATGCCATAAAAATAAAAGTTAAAAACAATGGATACCTTAAGATTGGCATGTACGGTGAGGTAAAGTTTGAATGA
- a CDS encoding ABC transporter ATP-binding protein: MMNAVIVDSIIKTYGKEKDLAVSNVSFAVKKGELFGLIGPDGAGKTTLFRILTTLLIPDSGTASVDGFDIVKDFRKIRDRVGYMPGKFSLYQDLTVKENLSFFATVFGTTIKQNYELIKDIYTQIEPFKNRRAGKLSGGMKQKLALCCALIHKPSVLFLDEPTTGVDPVSRKEFWQMLRRLKEQDITIVVSTPYMDEATLCDRIALIQNGRILSVNPPEEIIHSYPDLLYAVKSENIYHLVNCLKDYENTISAYAFGEYVHLAIKSGVSPRHLAMNEKDQKIDDIEQYLLRNGFKNAVVRKTEPTIEDCFIKLLSD; encoded by the coding sequence ATGATGAATGCAGTTATAGTTGATAGCATTATTAAAACCTACGGCAAAGAGAAAGACCTAGCTGTCAGCAATGTGTCATTCGCTGTTAAGAAAGGTGAACTGTTCGGACTCATCGGTCCCGACGGAGCGGGGAAAACAACTCTTTTCCGCATATTAACTACTCTTCTTATCCCCGACAGCGGTACGGCAAGTGTAGATGGTTTTGATATCGTAAAAGACTTCAGAAAAATAAGAGACCGTGTTGGCTATATGCCTGGAAAGTTCTCTTTATATCAGGATTTAACCGTCAAAGAAAATCTCAGTTTCTTTGCCACGGTTTTTGGAACAACTATCAAACAGAACTATGAGCTAATTAAAGATATCTATACCCAGATAGAACCTTTCAAGAATCGGCGAGCTGGGAAATTATCGGGAGGTATGAAACAGAAGCTGGCTCTATGCTGCGCGCTGATCCATAAGCCATCCGTTCTTTTCCTCGATGAACCAACAACAGGTGTCGATCCCGTTTCGAGGAAAGAGTTCTGGCAGATGCTAAGGCGGCTCAAAGAGCAGGATATTACCATTGTTGTTTCTACTCCGTACATGGATGAAGCGACACTGTGCGATAGGATCGCGTTAATTCAGAACGGACGCATTCTTTCCGTCAATCCACCAGAAGAAATTATACACTCCTATCCAGATTTACTATACGCGGTTAAGTCTGAAAATATATATCATCTGGTAAACTGCCTTAAAGATTATGAAAATACTATCAGCGCCTATGCCTTTGGTGAATATGTCCATTTGGCAATCAAATCAGGAGTGTCGCCACGCCATCTGGCTATGAATGAAAAAGACCAAAAAATAGATGACATAGAACAATATCTTTTGAGGAATGGCTTTAAAAACGCCGTGGTTAGAAAAACGGAGCCTACAATCGAAGACTGTTTTATAAAATTATTGTCCGATTAA
- a CDS encoding ABC transporter ATP-binding protein: MNQQIKMADPQFSIQAEKLSKHFGHFTAVNEITFNVVKGEIFGFLGANGAGKTTAMRMLCGLSKPSSGKALIAGFDVYKNTEDIKRNIGYMSQKFSLYEDLTVLENIRFYGGIYGLSNEQLKNKSEQLITRLGLQQEAKKLVSSLPLGWKQKLSFSVAVLHEPQIVFLDEPTGGVDPVTRRQFWNLIYEASARGITIFVTTHYMDEAEYCNRISIMVDGKIEALDTPANLKQRFNVPSMDDVFYQLARGAQRTDN, encoded by the coding sequence ATGAACCAGCAAATAAAAATGGCAGATCCGCAATTCTCGATTCAGGCCGAGAAACTAAGCAAGCACTTTGGTCATTTTACTGCCGTAAATGAAATAACATTCAATGTCGTTAAAGGAGAGATCTTCGGTTTTCTCGGCGCAAATGGCGCGGGAAAAACCACCGCTATGCGCATGCTTTGCGGGCTTTCAAAGCCGTCCTCCGGCAAGGCGCTGATCGCTGGCTTCGACGTATATAAGAACACAGAGGACATAAAAAGAAACATTGGTTACATGAGCCAGAAATTCTCTCTATACGAGGATCTTACAGTGCTCGAAAACATCAGATTTTACGGCGGCATTTACGGTTTGTCAAACGAGCAACTGAAAAACAAAAGTGAACAACTTATCACCCGCTTGGGACTGCAACAGGAGGCTAAAAAACTGGTGTCATCTTTGCCTCTGGGCTGGAAACAAAAGCTATCCTTCTCGGTGGCTGTCCTGCACGAACCGCAGATCGTTTTTCTTGATGAACCAACAGGAGGCGTAGATCCCGTGACCCGCAGACAATTCTGGAATCTCATTTACGAAGCATCAGCCCGGGGTATTACCATTTTCGTGACCACTCATTATATGGACGAAGCTGAATATTGCAACCGGATATCAATTATGGTTGACGGCAAGATAGAAGCCCTGGATACTCCTGCTAATTTAAAACAGCGGTTTAACGTCCCGTCTATGGACGATGTATTTTACCAATTGGCCAGAGGAGCCCAAAGAACTGACAACTGA
- a CDS encoding four helix bundle protein: MKAVSPTIEKNVVASKSVLFALKIMRLYEQLCSKGTDRLLATHLLQSGTSIGTLVREAELTESKPEFLDLINMALKDAQTAARCLLLLKEGDYIHSLEYDKLNADCDEITTLLTEIIDQLQ, translated from the coding sequence ATGAAAGCTGTATCCCCCACTATAGAAAAGAACGTTGTTGCTTCAAAATCTGTACTATTTGCACTGAAAATAATGCGTCTATACGAACAGTTGTGCAGCAAAGGAACAGACCGGTTATTAGCAACACATTTACTGCAAAGCGGAACCTCTATCGGGACTTTGGTGAGGGAAGCCGAGTTAACAGAGTCAAAACCTGAATTTCTCGACCTGATAAACATGGCACTAAAAGATGCGCAAACAGCAGCCAGGTGTCTGCTTCTTTTAAAAGAGGGAGATTATATACATTCCTTAGAGTATGACAAACTAAATGCCGACTGTGATGAGATAACAACGCTACTAACGGAGATAATCGATCAATTACAATAA
- a CDS encoding ABC transporter permease, producing MKQSSDSIFSSQFFSFVRKEFYHVMRDKKTLLILFGMPVMQILIFGFALTNEVKNSRIVVVDYARDLASQQITARIEASQYFDIEKTILDQKQIESAFKNGKIKLALIFPEKFNDELLHQNKAQIRVVADASDPNIANTLTNYVTLIVQDYQNELNKNISLPYRIDTEVRMLYNPQLKGAHSFVPGVMALVLMLVCVMMTAISIVREKETGTMEILLVSPFKPFLVILSKAVPYLILSLINVVSILLLSVFALDLPVNGSVLLLFAESTLFIITCLSLGIFISIKSATQQAAMTISLMGMMLPTIMFSGFMFPVENMPVPLQVISNIVPAKWFYIIAKSIMIKGLGITALWKETLILAGMTVFLLIISLKSFKIRLS from the coding sequence ATGAAACAATCGTCAGATTCTATTTTTAGTTCGCAATTTTTCTCTTTCGTAAGAAAGGAATTTTATCATGTAATGCGTGATAAAAAAACGCTGCTCATTCTGTTCGGAATGCCGGTAATGCAAATCCTCATCTTCGGTTTTGCCCTGACCAATGAAGTGAAAAATTCCAGAATAGTTGTGGTTGACTATGCAAGGGACCTGGCTTCGCAACAAATTACGGCAAGAATAGAGGCAAGCCAGTATTTTGATATCGAAAAAACTATTCTTGACCAGAAACAGATTGAATCGGCATTTAAGAACGGAAAGATAAAATTAGCCCTGATATTCCCGGAAAAGTTTAACGACGAACTGCTGCATCAAAACAAAGCCCAGATACGGGTAGTAGCTGACGCTTCCGACCCGAACATTGCGAATACGCTTACTAATTATGTGACATTAATCGTTCAGGACTATCAAAATGAGCTGAATAAGAATATATCACTTCCTTACAGAATTGATACAGAGGTGCGAATGTTGTATAACCCACAGCTGAAGGGCGCTCACTCATTTGTCCCGGGAGTGATGGCTTTGGTACTGATGCTGGTTTGTGTAATGATGACAGCAATCTCCATTGTTAGAGAAAAGGAAACAGGAACCATGGAAATATTGCTGGTCTCACCCTTTAAGCCTTTTCTTGTAATTCTTTCTAAGGCTGTACCCTATTTGATACTCTCCCTTATAAATGTAGTTTCTATACTTCTGCTAAGTGTATTTGCACTTGACCTCCCTGTGAACGGCAGTGTACTGTTGCTCTTCGCTGAAAGTACCCTGTTTATTATCACCTGTCTTAGCCTGGGAATATTCATTTCTATAAAGTCGGCTACCCAGCAGGCAGCTATGACCATCTCGTTAATGGGGATGATGCTACCTACCATTATGTTCAGCGGCTTCATGTTTCCTGTAGAAAATATGCCGGTCCCACTGCAGGTAATTTCGAATATCGTACCCGCCAAATGGTTTTATATTATCGCAAAATCGATCATGATAAAGGGTCTTGGAATTACAGCGCTATGGAAAGAAACACTTATTCTGGCTGGGATGACCGTCTTTTTGTTAATAATAAGCTTAAAAAGCTTTAAAATCAGGCTTTCTTAA